A genomic region of Halobaculum lipolyticum contains the following coding sequences:
- a CDS encoding DUF502 domain-containing protein: MTPVIVTLYIASIAIEFIRNALGPFISILQWAGIIQQFEGGGFVRLLREIGIYSDVVAFFSELVAIIVLVGVVAVVGVVGRNTYGQKIVDLFDVLVSSIPGIGTVYQSFRRMGDVVLDEQSEKFQDVKLVQCFDEHVYVLGFETGDSPVTIEESTGHEEMVSMFLPLAPNPVTGGLLTYIPKSDVYDIDMSIEEGVRSILTSGVATDEGASRTLDVGFDDLQNSQRFQDLRNAMITAETDDEDVK; this comes from the coding sequence ATGACGCCGGTCATCGTGACGCTGTACATCGCGAGCATCGCCATCGAGTTCATCCGGAACGCGCTCGGCCCGTTCATCAGCATCCTCCAGTGGGCGGGGATCATCCAGCAGTTCGAGGGCGGGGGGTTCGTCCGCCTCCTTCGCGAGATCGGGATCTACTCGGACGTGGTCGCGTTCTTCTCGGAACTCGTCGCGATCATCGTCCTCGTCGGGGTCGTCGCCGTCGTGGGCGTCGTCGGCCGCAACACCTACGGCCAGAAGATCGTCGACCTGTTCGACGTGCTCGTCTCGTCGATCCCGGGTATCGGAACCGTCTACCAGAGTTTCCGTCGCATGGGCGACGTCGTCCTCGACGAGCAAAGCGAGAAGTTCCAGGACGTGAAGCTCGTCCAGTGTTTCGACGAGCACGTCTACGTGCTCGGGTTCGAAACCGGCGACTCCCCGGTGACGATCGAGGAGTCGACCGGCCACGAGGAGATGGTCTCGATGTTCCTCCCGTTGGCACCGAACCCCGTCACCGGCGGCTTGCTGACGTACATCCCGAAGTCGGACGTCTACGACATCGACATGAGCATCGAGGAGGGCGTCCGCAGCATCCTGACGAGCGGGGTCGCGACCGACGAGGGGGCGTCGCGGACGCTCGACGTGGGCTTCGACGACCTCCAGAACTCACAGCGGTTTCAGGACCTCCGGAACGCGATGATCACCGCCGAGACCGACGACGAGGACGTGAAGTGA
- a CDS encoding SHOCT domain-containing protein — MHSRRRSGGCDERRRGTDGDHDPTVSLVAGAVTTLTLAVAFGALALGFDWFWVAFPAGFGGVLPAAVGYTRRRAAERDDRAPARRDDDAAAETDPETDSAPDLETLRTRYARGDLTDEQFRRRVDRLVETE, encoded by the coding sequence GTGCACAGTCGACGACGCTCGGGAGGCTGCGACGAGCGGCGGCGGGGGACGGACGGAGACCACGATCCGACGGTGTCGCTCGTGGCCGGCGCCGTGACGACGCTGACGCTGGCGGTCGCGTTCGGCGCGCTCGCGCTCGGGTTCGACTGGTTCTGGGTCGCGTTCCCCGCCGGCTTCGGCGGGGTGTTGCCCGCGGCGGTCGGCTACACGCGGCGGCGAGCCGCCGAGCGGGACGACCGCGCGCCGGCACGACGGGACGACGACGCGGCCGCGGAGACCGATCCGGAGACAGACTCGGCTCCCGATCTGGAGACGCTCCGTACCCGCTACGCCCGCGGCGACCTGACCGACGAGCAGTTCCGGCGTCGGGTCGACCGGCTCGTCGAGACGGAGTGA
- a CDS encoding TetR/AcrR family transcriptional regulator — protein MSSDGATGDTKARIMDAVRVALAKHGYADLTTKKVAAEADVSEAGIFYHYDSKDELVAAFVEWCAEGTSTRFDDLPDDPTDRLYAACDVLLVAEDDPQAAGVSVAFMELLSHAPYDETLQGPLRRYEEFVLGELADVVRAGVESGAFRDVDPEATAAFLLAACDGVTGFGLALDMTEANAHVRERLRAYLDTVVVADP, from the coding sequence ATGTCGAGCGACGGAGCGACCGGCGACACCAAGGCCCGAATCATGGACGCGGTCCGGGTCGCGCTCGCCAAACACGGGTACGCCGACCTCACGACGAAGAAAGTCGCCGCGGAGGCGGACGTGAGCGAGGCCGGCATCTTCTACCACTACGACTCGAAAGACGAGCTCGTCGCCGCGTTCGTCGAGTGGTGTGCCGAGGGGACGTCGACGCGGTTCGACGACCTCCCGGACGACCCGACCGACCGGCTGTACGCCGCCTGCGACGTGCTGCTCGTCGCCGAAGACGACCCGCAGGCGGCCGGTGTCAGCGTCGCGTTCATGGAACTGCTCTCGCACGCCCCGTACGACGAGACGCTCCAGGGACCGCTCCGACGGTACGAGGAGTTCGTGCTCGGCGAGTTGGCCGACGTGGTCCGCGCGGGCGTCGAGTCGGGGGCGTTCCGCGACGTCGACCCGGAGGCGACGGCGGCGTTCCTCCTCGCCGCCTGCGACGGCGTCACCGGGTTCGGGCTCGCGCTCGACATGACGGAGGCGAACGCGCACGTCCGCGAACGCCTCCGCGCGTACCTCGACACCGTCGTCGTCGCCGACCCGTAG
- a CDS encoding bile acid:sodium symporter family protein — translation MTALDAALLTNLTVIAFVASSMLAMGLRLTVAAILDPLRDRGLVARALVANFVLVPASAFAIVAVAPVSTAQSVGVVLLATAAGAPFLPKLVEAADGDVPFGVGLMVLLMVLTVAYVPIVLPILLPGVSVNPLDIAGSLVVLMLLPLAAGLAVTARYPEVAGSLQPTVNQASNTSLILLVVLVVAVNARTLLEVVGTGVLVALAALVVASFAIGWGLGGPTRDRRTVLGLGTAQRNVSAALVVGAQNFADPDVLSVVVAGSMLMLVVLLPLGGELGRRSGVPAADAGDAEAPTDG, via the coding sequence ATGACGGCCCTCGACGCGGCGCTCCTGACGAACCTGACGGTGATCGCGTTCGTCGCCAGCAGCATGCTCGCGATGGGCCTGCGGCTCACCGTCGCGGCGATCCTCGACCCGTTGCGCGACCGCGGCCTCGTCGCGAGGGCGCTCGTCGCGAACTTCGTCCTCGTGCCCGCGTCGGCGTTCGCGATCGTCGCCGTCGCGCCGGTGTCGACGGCACAGTCCGTCGGCGTCGTGCTGTTGGCGACCGCCGCCGGCGCCCCGTTCCTCCCGAAACTGGTCGAGGCGGCCGACGGCGACGTCCCCTTCGGCGTCGGGCTGATGGTGCTGTTGATGGTGCTCACGGTCGCGTACGTGCCGATCGTCCTCCCGATACTCCTCCCGGGCGTGTCGGTGAACCCGCTCGACATCGCCGGCTCGCTGGTCGTGTTGATGCTGCTCCCGCTGGCGGCCGGACTGGCTGTCACGGCCCGCTACCCCGAAGTCGCCGGATCGCTCCAGCCGACGGTGAACCAGGCGTCCAACACGTCGTTGATCCTGCTCGTCGTGCTCGTGGTGGCGGTGAACGCTCGGACGCTCCTCGAGGTCGTCGGCACCGGCGTCCTCGTCGCGCTCGCGGCGCTGGTCGTCGCGTCGTTCGCGATCGGCTGGGGACTCGGCGGCCCGACCCGGGACCGCCGGACGGTCCTCGGTCTCGGCACCGCCCAACGCAACGTCTCGGCGGCGCTGGTGGTCGGGGCCCAGAACTTCGCCGACCCGGACGTGCTCTCGGTCGTCGTCGCCGGGTCGATGCTGATGCTCGTCGTCCTGCTCCCGCTGGGCGGCGAACTCGGGCGGCGCTCGGGGGTCCCCGCGGCCGACGCCGGCGACGCGGAGGCGCCGACCGACGGCTGA
- a CDS encoding phosphotransacetylase family protein — MNPLLVTSTAESTGKTAVTLALARIAADRGREVGYMKPKGTRLQSVVGKTLDEDPMLARDLLELDAEMHQLEPVVYSPTFIEGAVRGREDPDELRERIREAYADLSEGTDAMFVEGGGDVRTGGVVDLTDPEVAEALDADVLLVAEYGEPGDLDDVLAAVDDVGDRLAGVLFNRVDDAVYDDVEADVVPFLSTKGVETVGSLPVAPELSGVTVSTLADELGAEVIVEGEGDPLVRRFSVGAMGAEEALRHFRRARDAAVITGGDRSDIATAAVEANSVRCLVLTGGHRPSGSVLGKAKEAGLPVLSVPGDTLTTVDRAEDVIRSGRTRDARTVEVMRELLESHADVDALIGADG; from the coding sequence ATGAACCCGTTACTCGTCACATCGACCGCCGAGAGCACCGGCAAGACGGCCGTCACGCTCGCGCTCGCGCGCATCGCCGCCGACCGCGGGCGCGAGGTCGGCTACATGAAACCGAAGGGCACGCGCCTCCAGAGCGTCGTCGGCAAGACGCTCGACGAGGACCCGATGCTCGCGCGCGACCTCCTGGAGCTGGACGCCGAGATGCACCAGCTGGAGCCGGTCGTCTACTCACCGACGTTCATCGAGGGAGCGGTCCGCGGCCGCGAGGACCCCGACGAACTGCGCGAGCGGATCCGCGAGGCGTACGCCGACCTCAGCGAGGGGACCGACGCCATGTTCGTCGAGGGCGGCGGCGACGTCCGCACCGGCGGCGTCGTCGACCTCACCGACCCCGAGGTCGCCGAGGCGCTGGACGCCGACGTCCTGCTGGTCGCCGAGTACGGCGAGCCGGGCGACCTCGACGACGTGCTCGCGGCCGTCGACGACGTCGGCGACCGGCTCGCGGGCGTGTTGTTCAACCGCGTCGACGACGCGGTCTACGACGACGTCGAGGCCGACGTGGTGCCGTTCCTCTCGACGAAAGGGGTCGAGACGGTCGGCAGCCTGCCGGTGGCGCCCGAGCTGTCGGGCGTCACGGTGTCGACGCTCGCGGACGAACTCGGCGCGGAGGTGATCGTCGAGGGCGAGGGCGACCCGCTGGTGCGGCGGTTCTCCGTCGGCGCGATGGGCGCCGAGGAGGCGCTGCGCCACTTCCGGCGCGCCCGCGACGCCGCGGTGATCACCGGCGGCGACCGCTCGGACATCGCCACCGCCGCCGTCGAGGCCAACAGCGTGCGCTGTCTCGTGCTCACCGGCGGGCACCGGCCCTCGGGGTCGGTGCTGGGCAAGGCCAAGGAGGCGGGGCTGCCCGTCCTCTCGGTGCCGGGCGACACGCTCACCACCGTCGACCGCGCGGAGGACGTGATCCGCAGCGGGCGGACGCGCGACGCGCGGACCGTCGAGGTGATGCGGGAACTGCTGGAGTCGCACGCCGACGTGGACGCGCTGATCGGCGCCGACGGGTAG
- a CDS encoding arylsulfatase, whose translation MAPDQFHGRIGRTYDESEPWWPEQTRAPAGAPNVLLVVLDDVGFGQLGCYGGLVDTPNIDGLAADGLRYNSFQTTALCSPTRSCLLTGRNHHSNAMAGITEISTGFPGYNGHVPHENGMLPEILVEQGYSTYHTGKWHLTPAETTSAAGPYDQWPLGRGFERFYGFLGGDTDQYTPALVHDNHQVDPPATPEEGYHLTEDLARRTIEFIGDAKQVDPEKPFFTYFCPGACHAPHQVPTEWADEYAGEFDVGWDEAREQILANQTELGIVPEDTDLSPHNPDVQEWDALSDDERRLYARMMEVFAGFLQHTDAQIGRVLDYLEEIGERDDTLVILVSDNGASAEGGPNGSVDENHFFNNVEESLEDNLAAMDDLGGPDYFNHYPFGWAWAGDTPFRRWKRETHRGGTSDPLIVSWPAGIEARGEIREQFVHAVDVVPTVLECVGIDAPEAIGGVTQSPIEGTSFAYSFDNPDAPELHTTQYFEMLGTRAVYHDGWRAVHSWPLGTPMTAADLSATSIEDSGWELYDLREDFSEAHDVASDRPEKVLELVQLWWSEAGKHDVLPLDGRGVERLAEKRPEAGRPRDRYVYYPGGQYIPENAAVRVLNRDHSITADLTVPVGGAEGAILAHGSKSGGYTLYVLDNHLRYVHNYVGVEEYEVVAEEPLLEGDVEVRMEFETTGEPALDEGLGAPGVVRLFHGDEQVAEGEVPRTVPITTGLTAGLSCGRDALSATTDAYRDRTPFAFTGDIARVVVDVSGEAVAHPEAALDRIVARE comes from the coding sequence GTGGCACCAGATCAGTTCCACGGCCGTATCGGCCGCACGTACGACGAATCGGAGCCGTGGTGGCCCGAACAGACCCGGGCGCCGGCGGGCGCCCCGAACGTCCTCCTGGTCGTCCTCGACGACGTCGGGTTCGGACAGTTGGGCTGTTACGGCGGGCTCGTCGACACGCCGAACATCGACGGTCTCGCGGCGGACGGACTCCGGTACAACAGCTTCCAGACGACCGCCCTGTGTTCGCCGACTCGGTCGTGTCTGCTGACCGGACGCAACCACCACTCGAACGCGATGGCCGGGATCACCGAGATATCGACCGGCTTCCCGGGGTACAACGGGCACGTCCCCCACGAGAACGGGATGCTCCCGGAGATCCTCGTCGAACAGGGGTACAGCACGTACCACACCGGGAAGTGGCACCTGACGCCCGCCGAGACCACGAGCGCCGCGGGTCCGTACGACCAGTGGCCGCTCGGGCGCGGGTTCGAGCGCTTCTACGGCTTCCTCGGCGGCGACACCGACCAGTACACGCCCGCGTTGGTCCACGACAACCACCAGGTCGACCCGCCGGCGACGCCCGAGGAGGGGTACCACCTGACCGAGGACCTCGCACGCCGCACCATCGAGTTCATCGGCGACGCGAAACAGGTCGACCCCGAGAAGCCGTTCTTCACGTACTTCTGTCCCGGCGCCTGTCATGCGCCCCACCAGGTCCCGACCGAGTGGGCCGACGAGTACGCCGGGGAGTTCGACGTGGGGTGGGACGAGGCCCGCGAGCAGATCCTCGCCAACCAGACGGAACTCGGCATCGTCCCCGAGGACACCGACCTCTCCCCGCACAACCCGGACGTCCAGGAGTGGGACGCCCTCTCCGACGACGAACGGCGGCTCTACGCCCGGATGATGGAGGTGTTCGCGGGCTTCCTCCAACACACCGACGCCCAGATCGGGCGGGTGCTCGACTACCTCGAGGAGATCGGCGAGCGCGACGACACGCTCGTGATCCTCGTCTCCGACAACGGCGCGAGCGCGGAGGGTGGCCCGAACGGCTCCGTCGACGAGAACCACTTCTTCAACAACGTCGAGGAGTCCCTCGAGGACAACCTCGCGGCGATGGACGACCTCGGCGGTCCCGACTACTTCAACCACTACCCGTTCGGGTGGGCGTGGGCCGGCGACACGCCGTTCCGCCGCTGGAAGCGCGAGACGCACCGCGGCGGCACCTCCGACCCGCTGATCGTCTCGTGGCCCGCGGGGATCGAGGCCCGCGGGGAGATCCGCGAGCAGTTCGTCCACGCCGTCGACGTCGTGCCGACGGTGTTGGAGTGTGTCGGCATAGACGCCCCCGAGGCGATCGGCGGCGTCACCCAGTCCCCCATCGAGGGAACCAGCTTCGCGTACTCGTTCGACAACCCCGACGCGCCCGAACTCCACACCACCCAGTACTTCGAGATGCTCGGCACCCGCGCCGTCTACCACGACGGCTGGCGCGCGGTCCACTCGTGGCCCCTCGGGACGCCGATGACCGCCGCCGACCTGTCCGCGACCTCGATCGAGGACTCCGGGTGGGAACTGTACGACCTCCGCGAGGACTTCTCGGAGGCACACGACGTGGCGAGCGACCGCCCGGAGAAGGTGCTCGAACTCGTGCAACTGTGGTGGAGCGAGGCCGGCAAACACGACGTCCTCCCGCTCGACGGGCGGGGGGTCGAACGGCTCGCGGAGAAGCGCCCCGAGGCTGGCCGTCCCCGTGACCGCTACGTGTACTACCCCGGCGGACAGTACATCCCCGAGAACGCGGCGGTCAGGGTGTTGAACCGCGACCACAGCATCACCGCCGATCTGACGGTTCCGGTGGGCGGTGCCGAGGGGGCGATCCTCGCCCACGGCTCGAAGTCCGGCGGCTACACGCTGTACGTCCTCGACAACCACCTCCGGTACGTCCACAACTACGTCGGCGTCGAGGAGTACGAGGTCGTCGCCGAGGAGCCGCTCCTCGAGGGCGACGTCGAGGTCCGCATGGAGTTCGAGACGACCGGCGAGCCGGCCCTCGACGAGGGGCTGGGCGCCCCGGGCGTCGTCAGACTGTTCCACGGCGACGAGCAGGTAGCCGAAGGCGAGGTCCCGCGGACGGTCCCGATCACGACCGGTCTCACCGCGGGCCTCAGCTGTGGGCGCGACGCGCTCAGCGCGACGACCGACGCCTACCGCGACCGGACGCCGTTCGCCTTCACGGGCGACATCGCCCGCGTCGTCGTCGACGTGAGCGGCGAAGCCGTCGCCCACCCGGAGGCGGCGCTCGACCGGATCGTCGCGCGGGAGTGA
- a CDS encoding formylglycine-generating enzyme family protein, with the protein MVTVPGGTFAMGSEEAYPEEAPVREVAVDGFRMDATQVTNAAFAAFVDDTGYTTVAERAPDPDDYPGVDPDDLVAGSAVFRSPDVPVDLREPGNWWAYVPGADWRHPLGPDSDLDGLADHPVVHVASEDAAAYADWADKRLPTEAEWERAARGGLDGARFAWGDDHAPEGRPMANTWQGRFPYENTALDGYERTSPVGAFPANGYGLYDVAGNVWDWTADWYGVGGDRGDDAGASGGTPACCTPRNPRGGSEAASVDPRDPSAVPRKVLKGGSHLCAPNYCFRYRPSARYPQPIDTSTSHVGFRCVVSADADERDTRSDEAKK; encoded by the coding sequence ATGGTCACGGTACCGGGTGGGACGTTCGCGATGGGGTCCGAGGAGGCGTACCCCGAGGAGGCGCCGGTTCGGGAGGTCGCCGTCGACGGGTTCCGGATGGACGCGACGCAGGTGACGAACGCGGCGTTCGCGGCGTTCGTCGACGACACCGGCTACACCACCGTCGCGGAGCGCGCGCCGGACCCCGACGACTACCCCGGCGTCGACCCCGACGACCTCGTCGCGGGGTCGGCGGTGTTCCGCTCCCCGGACGTCCCGGTCGACCTCCGCGAGCCGGGCAACTGGTGGGCGTACGTCCCCGGAGCCGACTGGCGCCACCCGCTCGGTCCCGACTCCGACCTCGACGGGCTGGCCGACCACCCCGTCGTCCACGTCGCCTCCGAGGACGCGGCGGCCTACGCCGACTGGGCCGACAAGCGCCTCCCGACGGAGGCCGAGTGGGAGCGTGCCGCCCGCGGCGGGCTGGACGGCGCCCGCTTCGCGTGGGGCGACGACCACGCGCCCGAGGGCCGACCGATGGCGAACACGTGGCAGGGCCGGTTCCCGTACGAGAACACGGCGCTCGACGGCTACGAACGCACCTCCCCGGTCGGGGCGTTCCCCGCCAACGGGTACGGCCTGTACGACGTGGCCGGCAACGTCTGGGACTGGACGGCCGACTGGTACGGGGTGGGTGGCGACCGCGGCGACGACGCGGGCGCGAGCGGCGGGACGCCCGCCTGCTGCACCCCGCGGAACCCGCGCGGCGGCTCCGAGGCAGCGAGCGTCGACCCCCGGGACCCGTCCGCCGTCCCCCGGAAGGTGTTGAAGGGCGGCTCGCACCTCTGCGCGCCGAACTACTGTTTCCGGTATCGACCGTCCGCACGCTATCCGCAGCCGATCGACACGTCGACCAGCCACGTGGGGTTCAGATGTGTCGTCTCGGCGGACGCGGACGAGCGCGACACCCGAAGTGACGAAGCGAAGAAGTGA
- a CDS encoding DUF4870 domain-containing protein, with protein MPSEPRHTHDSPAPTNGPDLLEERSIAGILVHFLAIPTGAVGAGLVYLAATNEFTRRNARNALDWHLAMLGLTVLTFGSFVAYAEVTDGGVGGFVVLPGPASTTVGLLVPALVACWMLASAWTFVVGLLAMGKAVSGTAWRYPLSPRLVDGFGPRVAGAGSWTALLVVYVVATPAVLALVFLGLEGSAAFWVTLLGVTGLVAVLTPLAVIALYVHGHRDRPADARWRPQLLAYLGGPVAVATVGYWYSATATGSINPAGDAVYVFVSALWLAALGYLLRWKTVSQ; from the coding sequence ATGCCCTCCGAACCACGACACACCCACGACTCGCCTGCCCCGACGAACGGACCCGACCTGCTGGAAGAACGCTCGATCGCCGGGATACTCGTCCACTTCCTCGCGATCCCGACCGGCGCCGTCGGCGCCGGGTTGGTCTACCTCGCCGCGACGAACGAGTTCACCAGACGAAACGCCCGCAACGCGCTCGACTGGCACCTCGCGATGCTGGGCTTGACGGTCCTCACGTTCGGATCGTTCGTCGCCTACGCCGAGGTCACCGACGGGGGTGTCGGCGGGTTCGTGGTGCTCCCCGGTCCCGCGAGCACGACCGTCGGACTCCTCGTTCCCGCGCTCGTCGCCTGCTGGATGCTGGCGTCGGCGTGGACGTTCGTCGTCGGTCTCCTCGCGATGGGGAAGGCCGTCTCCGGGACGGCGTGGCGGTACCCGCTCTCGCCGCGGCTCGTCGACGGATTCGGTCCACGGGTGGCGGGTGCGGGGAGCTGGACGGCGCTCCTCGTCGTGTACGTCGTGGCGACGCCGGCGGTCCTCGCGCTCGTCTTCCTCGGCCTGGAGGGGAGCGCCGCGTTCTGGGTCACGTTGCTCGGGGTGACCGGTCTCGTCGCGGTCCTCACCCCGCTGGCGGTGATCGCGTTGTACGTCCACGGGCACAGAGACCGCCCCGCGGACGCTCGCTGGCGGCCGCAGTTGCTCGCGTACCTCGGCGGGCCGGTGGCGGTCGCGACCGTCGGGTACTGGTACTCGGCGACGGCGACTGGCTCGATCAACCCCGCCGGCGACGCGGTCTACGTGTTCGTCTCGGCGCTCTGGCTGGCGGCGCTCGGGTACCTGCTGCGGTGGAAGACGGTATCCCAGTGA